A section of the Bombus huntii isolate Logan2020A chromosome 5, iyBomHunt1.1, whole genome shotgun sequence genome encodes:
- the LOC126865631 gene encoding protein FAM8A1 isoform X2 yields the protein MLIIFLFDTILRNSNMADDKNEDTKEDKSSENKDQLRMIAAEERSEYFKKLEKWLHEAYAWQSMAAMFPYYLMSGQIINPSSGVPSFSSQVSNVANTHRLIVDTNGQENDPLRQRRPQDYVGPPFQPPGAEGFEYRIPPIWKRFAAEFIDTIMLFLLKFSITFIAIDVFDFIDIDDLDLVRANLRIDYKMALEMTYGILILEIIHRVIVCIFEAFWLQHGVNGRIGGATPGKFMMGLKVVQCRSVTPVDRPDDPDVVLVSPGIDLGLPLALGRSVVKNMILAFLFPICFALFFFRFNRTVYDLLCNSIVVEDPHRNLNNNRLHQQ from the exons AT GTtgataatatttctatttgaTACGATTTTACGAAACAGCAATATGGCAGATGACAAAAATGAAGATACAAAAGAGGATAAATCTAGCGAAAATAAAGACCAACTACGAATGATAGCTGCCGAAGAACGTtcggaatattttaaaaaattagaaaaatggTTACATGAAGCCTATGCTTGGCAAAGCATGGCTGCAATGTTTCCATATTATTTAATGTCTGGACAAATAATAAACCCATCATCTG GTGTACCATCATTCTCATCACAAGTATCAAATGTAGCAAATACACATAGGTTAATTGTTGACACGAATGGCCAGGAAAACGATCCACTCAGACAAAGAAGGCCGCAAGATTATGTAGGACCTCCGTTCCAGCCTCCTGGAGCTGAAG GATTTGAATACCGTATACCTCCAATATGGAAGAGATTTGCAGCAGAATTTATAGATACAATAATGTTGTTTCTTTTGAAGTTTTCCATTACTTTCATTGCTATAGATGTTTTTGATTTCAT AGATATAGATGATCTAGACTTGGTACGAGCAAACTTGAGAATTGATTATAAAATGGCTTTGGAAATGACATATGGCATATTAATACTAGAAATAATTCATCGTGTAATAGTGTGCATTTTTGAG GCATTTTGGCTTCAACATGGTGTAAATGGTCGTATTGGCGGTGCAACACCTGGAAAATTCATGATGGGATTAAAGGTAGTTCAGTGCCGTAGTGTTACACCTGTTGATAGACCTGATGATCCTGACGTTGTACTTGTTTCACCAGGAATAGATTTAGGTTTACCACTAGCACTTGGAAGATCAGTTGTGAAGAATATGATTTTAgcatttttatttcctatatgCTTTGCCTTATTTTTCTTCAGGTTTAACAGAACTGTTTATGATCTACTTTGTAATTCCATTGTGGTTGAAGATCCTCATaggaatttaaataataatagacTTCATCAAcaataa
- the LOC126865631 gene encoding protein FAM8A1 isoform X1 has protein sequence MRAKTCSLSFNGYFTLSNMADDKNEDTKEDKSSENKDQLRMIAAEERSEYFKKLEKWLHEAYAWQSMAAMFPYYLMSGQIINPSSGVPSFSSQVSNVANTHRLIVDTNGQENDPLRQRRPQDYVGPPFQPPGAEGFEYRIPPIWKRFAAEFIDTIMLFLLKFSITFIAIDVFDFIDIDDLDLVRANLRIDYKMALEMTYGILILEIIHRVIVCIFEAFWLQHGVNGRIGGATPGKFMMGLKVVQCRSVTPVDRPDDPDVVLVSPGIDLGLPLALGRSVVKNMILAFLFPICFALFFFRFNRTVYDLLCNSIVVEDPHRNLNNNRLHQQ, from the exons CAATATGGCAGATGACAAAAATGAAGATACAAAAGAGGATAAATCTAGCGAAAATAAAGACCAACTACGAATGATAGCTGCCGAAGAACGTtcggaatattttaaaaaattagaaaaatggTTACATGAAGCCTATGCTTGGCAAAGCATGGCTGCAATGTTTCCATATTATTTAATGTCTGGACAAATAATAAACCCATCATCTG GTGTACCATCATTCTCATCACAAGTATCAAATGTAGCAAATACACATAGGTTAATTGTTGACACGAATGGCCAGGAAAACGATCCACTCAGACAAAGAAGGCCGCAAGATTATGTAGGACCTCCGTTCCAGCCTCCTGGAGCTGAAG GATTTGAATACCGTATACCTCCAATATGGAAGAGATTTGCAGCAGAATTTATAGATACAATAATGTTGTTTCTTTTGAAGTTTTCCATTACTTTCATTGCTATAGATGTTTTTGATTTCAT AGATATAGATGATCTAGACTTGGTACGAGCAAACTTGAGAATTGATTATAAAATGGCTTTGGAAATGACATATGGCATATTAATACTAGAAATAATTCATCGTGTAATAGTGTGCATTTTTGAG GCATTTTGGCTTCAACATGGTGTAAATGGTCGTATTGGCGGTGCAACACCTGGAAAATTCATGATGGGATTAAAGGTAGTTCAGTGCCGTAGTGTTACACCTGTTGATAGACCTGATGATCCTGACGTTGTACTTGTTTCACCAGGAATAGATTTAGGTTTACCACTAGCACTTGGAAGATCAGTTGTGAAGAATATGATTTTAgcatttttatttcctatatgCTTTGCCTTATTTTTCTTCAGGTTTAACAGAACTGTTTATGATCTACTTTGTAATTCCATTGTGGTTGAAGATCCTCATaggaatttaaataataatagacTTCATCAAcaataa
- the LOC126865631 gene encoding protein FAM8A1 isoform X3, with protein sequence MADDKNEDTKEDKSSENKDQLRMIAAEERSEYFKKLEKWLHEAYAWQSMAAMFPYYLMSGQIINPSSGVPSFSSQVSNVANTHRLIVDTNGQENDPLRQRRPQDYVGPPFQPPGAEGFEYRIPPIWKRFAAEFIDTIMLFLLKFSITFIAIDVFDFIDIDDLDLVRANLRIDYKMALEMTYGILILEIIHRVIVCIFEAFWLQHGVNGRIGGATPGKFMMGLKVVQCRSVTPVDRPDDPDVVLVSPGIDLGLPLALGRSVVKNMILAFLFPICFALFFFRFNRTVYDLLCNSIVVEDPHRNLNNNRLHQQ encoded by the exons ATGGCAGATGACAAAAATGAAGATACAAAAGAGGATAAATCTAGCGAAAATAAAGACCAACTACGAATGATAGCTGCCGAAGAACGTtcggaatattttaaaaaattagaaaaatggTTACATGAAGCCTATGCTTGGCAAAGCATGGCTGCAATGTTTCCATATTATTTAATGTCTGGACAAATAATAAACCCATCATCTG GTGTACCATCATTCTCATCACAAGTATCAAATGTAGCAAATACACATAGGTTAATTGTTGACACGAATGGCCAGGAAAACGATCCACTCAGACAAAGAAGGCCGCAAGATTATGTAGGACCTCCGTTCCAGCCTCCTGGAGCTGAAG GATTTGAATACCGTATACCTCCAATATGGAAGAGATTTGCAGCAGAATTTATAGATACAATAATGTTGTTTCTTTTGAAGTTTTCCATTACTTTCATTGCTATAGATGTTTTTGATTTCAT AGATATAGATGATCTAGACTTGGTACGAGCAAACTTGAGAATTGATTATAAAATGGCTTTGGAAATGACATATGGCATATTAATACTAGAAATAATTCATCGTGTAATAGTGTGCATTTTTGAG GCATTTTGGCTTCAACATGGTGTAAATGGTCGTATTGGCGGTGCAACACCTGGAAAATTCATGATGGGATTAAAGGTAGTTCAGTGCCGTAGTGTTACACCTGTTGATAGACCTGATGATCCTGACGTTGTACTTGTTTCACCAGGAATAGATTTAGGTTTACCACTAGCACTTGGAAGATCAGTTGTGAAGAATATGATTTTAgcatttttatttcctatatgCTTTGCCTTATTTTTCTTCAGGTTTAACAGAACTGTTTATGATCTACTTTGTAATTCCATTGTGGTTGAAGATCCTCATaggaatttaaataataatagacTTCATCAAcaataa
- the LOC126865634 gene encoding ras-related protein Rab6 isoform X2, whose protein sequence is MSSSGDFGNPLRKFKLVFLGEQSVGKTSLITRFMYDSFDNTYQATIGIDFLSKTMYLEDRTVRLQLWDTAGQERFRSLIPSYIRDSTVAVVVYDITNANSFHQTSKWIDDVRTERGSDVIIMLVGNKTDLGDKRQVSMEEGERKAKELNVMFIETSAKAGYNVKQLFRRVAAALPGMDSTENKPPEDMQEVVLKDTPIELKASESSCAC, encoded by the exons ATGTCGTCTTCGGGTGATTTTGGAAACCCGTTGCGTAAATTTAAGCTTGTCTTTCTCGGTGAACAGAGCG TTGGAAAAACTTCTCTTATCACACGGTTTATGTATGACAGCTTTGACAACACGTATCAG gCTACAATAGGTATAGATTTTTTAAGCAAAACTATGTATCTGGAGGATAGAACTGTAAGATTACAGCTATGGGATACTGCAGGCCAAGAACGGTTTAGATCTTTGATACCTAGTTATATCAGAGATTCTACTGTTGCAGTGGTGGTGTATGATATTACTA ATGCAAACTCATTTCATCAAACATCAAAATGGATTGATGATGTACGGACTGAAAGAGGAAGTGATGTAATTATTATGTTAGTGGGTAATAAAACAGATTTGGGTGATAAAAGACAAGTTTCAATGGAAGAAGGTGAACGAAAAGCTAAAGAGTTAAATGTAATGTTTATTGAGACTAGTGCTAAAGCTGGATATAATGTGAAACAG CTCTTTAGAAGAGTAGCAGCAGCTTTACCAGGCATGGATTCCACTGAAAATAAGCCACCTGAAGACA TGCAAGAAGTAGTTCTGAAGGACACACCAATTGAACTGAAAGCATCGGAGAGCAGTTGTGCATGTTAA
- the LOC126865634 gene encoding ras-related protein Rab6 isoform X1 — MSSSGDFGNPLRKFKLVFLGEQSVGKTSLITRFMYDSFDNTYQATIGIDFLSKTMYLEDRTVRLQLWDTAGQERFRSLIPSYIRDSTVAVVVYDITNANSFHQTSKWIDDVRTERGSDVIIMLVGNKTDLGDKRQVSMEEGERKAKELNVMFIETSAKAGYNVKQLFRRVAAALPGMDSTENKPPEDTVDLQNQSPMQNGSESEGESGCIC; from the exons ATGTCGTCTTCGGGTGATTTTGGAAACCCGTTGCGTAAATTTAAGCTTGTCTTTCTCGGTGAACAGAGCG TTGGAAAAACTTCTCTTATCACACGGTTTATGTATGACAGCTTTGACAACACGTATCAG gCTACAATAGGTATAGATTTTTTAAGCAAAACTATGTATCTGGAGGATAGAACTGTAAGATTACAGCTATGGGATACTGCAGGCCAAGAACGGTTTAGATCTTTGATACCTAGTTATATCAGAGATTCTACTGTTGCAGTGGTGGTGTATGATATTACTA ATGCAAACTCATTTCATCAAACATCAAAATGGATTGATGATGTACGGACTGAAAGAGGAAGTGATGTAATTATTATGTTAGTGGGTAATAAAACAGATTTGGGTGATAAAAGACAAGTTTCAATGGAAGAAGGTGAACGAAAAGCTAAAGAGTTAAATGTAATGTTTATTGAGACTAGTGCTAAAGCTGGATATAATGTGAAACAG CTCTTTAGAAGAGTAGCAGCAGCTTTACCAGGCATGGATTCCACTGAAAATAAGCCACCTGAAGACA CTGTCGATTTGCAGAATCAATCACCGATGCAGAACGGCTCCGAATCGGAGGGAGAGAGCGGCTGCATTTGCTAG